One Pyrus communis chromosome 13, drPyrComm1.1, whole genome shotgun sequence genomic window carries:
- the LOC137713253 gene encoding probable plastid-lipid-associated protein 13, chloroplastic, protein MASVQSQLSAFSSIASCYLTSSSSPSSAFSSTATTALVSVGRSPQRRLKFYGDGRIRLQRSVCRAMVQQAVPGAPAAYAKEMERLSAKESLLLAFKDAGGFEALVTGKTTDMERIDVNERITALERVNPTPRPTTSPFLEGRWNFEWFGSGSPGLFAARFLFERFPSTLASLTKMQVVIKDGNAMITAKLKVFNSIESKFTLSTKLTVEGPVRMKEEYVEGILETPKVIEETIPDQLKGALGQAVNTVQQLPLAIRDAFSSGLKVPLTGSFERLFMISYLDTEILIIRDAAGVPEVLTRLEEGIIEYES, encoded by the exons atggCGTCGGTGCAGAGCCAGCTCTCTGCTTTTTCTTCCATAGCCTCGTGCTATTTGACTTCGTCTTCTTCGCCGTCGTCGGCCTTCTCTTCCACCGCCACCACTGCACTGGTTTCCGTCGGCAGGTCGCCGCAGCGTCGTCTGAAATTCTACGGAGACGGGAGAATTCGCCTCCAGCGGTCCGTATGCCGAGCGATGGTTCAGCAGGCCGTTCCCGGAGCTCCTGCTGCCTATGCTAAGGAAATGGAGAGGCTTTCCGCTAAAGAATCGCTTCTTCtcgcc TTTAAGGATGCTGGGGGTTTTGAGGCTTTAGTCACTGGGAAGACAACAGACATGGAGCGAATTGATGTGAATGAAAGGATAACTGCTTTGGAGCGGGTCAATCCAACACCACGTCCTACAAC GTCGCCTTTTTTGGAAGGTCGATGGAACTTCGAGTGGTTTGGATCTGGAAGCCCAGGTCTTTTTGCTGCCAGATTTTTGTTTGA GAGGTTTCCTTCAACTTTGGCtagtttgacaaaaatgcaGGTGGTCATCAAGGATGGGAATGCAATGATTACGGCAAAATTGAAAGTGTTCAACTCg ATAGAAAGCAAATTTACTTTGTCAACCAAGTTAACTGTGGAGGGACCAGTTCGAATGAAAGAGGAATATGTTGAGGGGATTCTTGAGACACCAAAAGTTATTGAAGAGACAATACCAGACCAGCTAAAAGGTGCACTTGGTCAGGCTGTAAACACAGTGCAACAACTTCCTCTGGCTATTAGGGATGCCTTTTCCAGTGGGCTGAAAGTTCCTTTAA CTGGATCTTTCGAGAGACTCTTCATGATCTCCTATCTTGATACCGAGATACTT